A region of the Microcystis aeruginosa FD4 genome:
CCCAGTGATTAAATAGCCCAAAATCGCTTAATTTTTCCCCGATCAAGGGCTGTAAAATTGTGGCTGCCTTGGGTCCTTGCAGGGCAATTAAGACCCTTTCTCGGGATAAATCCTTTAATTTGACCCCCGATCCCTCTAAATTGCCTAAAATCCATTCTCGATCTTTATCGGTGGTTGCGGCATTAACAATTAATACGCCCTGGCTTTCGCTTTGGTAGTAAAAGATAATATCATCGATTATGCCACCGTCTGCGTTAAGTAAAACGCTATACTGTGCCTTTCCTGCGCTTAAACGGGCTAAATTAGAGGGAACTAGGGTTTGGAGAGATTGAACCAGATTATCTCCAGTTAAGATAAATTTGCCCATGTGGGAAATGTCAAACATCCCGACACCGTTGCGGACAGCATTATGTTCGATTTTTAGGCCGCTAAACTGTATCGGCATCTCCCAACCCGCAAAAGGGGTAAATTTACTGGTTTGTTGGGCAATTAGCTCGTATAAGGGGGTACGAATAGCGGGGGAAGTTGCTTCTTGGTTAGCCACGGTGATCTCGAGCGAATGATTTTCTGCCTAGAGTAGCATAGCAGTTATCAGTTATCAGTGACCAGTTATCAGTTATCAGTGATCGATCACTATCCACTAAGCTAAGACGCATTTAAACCGCTTATTCTTAGATTAGCCGAACCTCCCCCAATCCCTTTACTGTTGCCTTTTGCCTCTTGCCTTTTGCCTCGTCTCAACAAGCAATTTAAATTACGAACAGCTTAACTACTATCCACTATCCACTATCCACTATCCACTATCCACTGATTACTGATTACTGATTACTGAAAAAGTTCCCCACTCCCTTAACCTTTCTCGCACTCTGTCAATGGGAATTGCGAAACCGCAGCCCAATCTAACGGCATTTTCTAGGGGTTTAGGAGTGGAGGGATTGTCACAAAATAAACTCGCTTGGGAAATCACTCCCACCACTTGATTTTTATCGTTTAAAACTGGACTTCCCGACTGTCCAGAAACGACAAACATGGATAAACTTAAGGATTTTTGGTTATTATCATTAACAGTGCCTTTGCTGACAGTCCAATCTTTTTGATTAAAAGGATTACCGATCGAGATTACTGGTTGATTAGCGGCAATTGGTAGGGGTGCTAAAGCTAAAGGTTTTAAATCTGGGGGGGGATTTTTTACCTCTACGACTGCTAAATCGAGCCAGTCGTTAGGGGTGGTAATGTGGAGAATTTTAGCTTTTGAACGCTTGCGAATTTTTCCCTGGGGGGGTTGGCTATAATACTCGACAAAAATGCGCGCCTCTGCATCGATTTCTTGACGGGAATTCGTGACCACATGGCGGTTAGTCACGATCCAAGCTGTATCTTGATCTCGTTTTAATAACCAACCAGTGCCGATGCCATTTTTATTTTGGCCGCGAATGACAATTTTAACAATTGAGCGTTTTAAATTCACCAGAGGATCACTCTTAACACTGGGAATTATCTCTGGCATTTTTAATAATTCGGGATGATCGTGAATTAATCGCCCCCGTTGGATTTCCTGTAAAATAAATCTAGCTTCTGATAAATTGGGATCAATTTCTACGGCCTGCCGACACCAATTTAGACCCTCATCGATCTGACCGCTATTGATATAGGTATAACAGAGATTTTCGTAAATATTGGCATTTTTGGGGCTAATTTGCCGCGCCTGTTGAAAAACTGCCATCGCTTCCCCTAGTTTTCCCTGTTCCGCTAAAGCTTTACCTAAATAATTATAAATATCCCCATCTTTAGGAGCGTAAATTAAAGCCTGCCGATATATTTGCTCTGCTTCCTCCCATTTTCCCTGTTTTGCTAGGGTTTCTCCTAATTTTTTGGAGGTTTCACCCTGATTAGGTATCAATTCTAGAGCTTGCTGATAGGCATAACTGGCCTCTGGCCAGAGTTGCTGTTCACTGTAGGCCTTTCCCAGATAAAAATAGGCTTTTCCCTGACTAGGATCGAGAAAAACCGCTGCTTGCAGAGCTTTCGCTGCCTCATCCCAACGTTGTAAATTATAGAGAGCTTTTCCTAGCTGAAATTGCGCTTTAAAAGTTGGTTTAATGATAATTGCTTTTCGGTAAGCATCGATCGCCTCTGACCATTTTTCCTCTTGGGCGAAGATATCTCCCAAAGCGACTAAATGATTACTTTGGGAGGGTTCCATCGGTGGTTTATCATTAACGATAAAGCCACGATCATAGGCTTGTAAGGCTTCAGAATAGCGTTTTTGACTTTGCAACACCTGAGCGATTTTTATATGGGCTTGTCCCGAATTTTCGTCAAAAGATAAAACTGTTCGGTAAGCAGACAGAGCCGATTCCTTCTCCCCCGCGGCCAAAAGTCGATCGCCTTGCCAAAGATAAGCCAGGGCAATAAGATAAAAAATAGCAAAGGGAGCGGCGGCGATGAAGGCAATAATTAAAAATATTTGCAGGGGTTTGCTAGAATAGCGGCGACCGATTTTAATATCTTTTCTTTTCATTTCTTGGTTAGGATAGACCACAGGCCAGAGATGGTTCGATAGGTGCAATTAATTTTGTCTATGTAATTATAGAGGATTAGGGCAATAGTTAAGGTTGTGGCTGTTAGCTTGGATGGTTTTCTCCATCTTGTTTGTCAAGCTCCTTTACCCAGTATGCTGCCGCGATCATCAATAATAGTAT
Encoded here:
- a CDS encoding serine protease, whose product is MKRKDIKIGRRYSSKPLQIFLIIAFIAAAPFAIFYLIALAYLWQGDRLLAAGEKESALSAYRTVLSFDENSGQAHIKIAQVLQSQKRYSEALQAYDRGFIVNDKPPMEPSQSNHLVALGDIFAQEEKWSEAIDAYRKAIIIKPTFKAQFQLGKALYNLQRWDEAAKALQAAVFLDPSQGKAYFYLGKAYSEQQLWPEASYAYQQALELIPNQGETSKKLGETLAKQGKWEEAEQIYRQALIYAPKDGDIYNYLGKALAEQGKLGEAMAVFQQARQISPKNANIYENLCYTYINSGQIDEGLNWCRQAVEIDPNLSEARFILQEIQRGRLIHDHPELLKMPEIIPSVKSDPLVNLKRSIVKIVIRGQNKNGIGTGWLLKRDQDTAWIVTNRHVVTNSRQEIDAEARIFVEYYSQPPQGKIRKRSKAKILHITTPNDWLDLAVVEVKNPPPDLKPLALAPLPIAANQPVISIGNPFNQKDWTVSKGTVNDNNQKSLSLSMFVVSGQSGSPVLNDKNQVVGVISQASLFCDNPSTPKPLENAVRLGCGFAIPIDRVRERLREWGTFSVISNQ